A DNA window from Brassica napus cultivar Da-Ae chromosome C1, Da-Ae, whole genome shotgun sequence contains the following coding sequences:
- the LOC106376029 gene encoding probable WRKY transcription factor 7 gives MAVELMMNSYGGVRVKGEDDGGFSANMEDTALREAASAGIHGVKEFLKLIGQKSQPTEEITAVTDVAVNSFKKVISLLGRSRTGHARFRRAPMGTKIEGGGEGDWKTEEKTGATTITTVVLNRQKPEQNGGSAFRVYCPTPIHRRPPLSHNHSLTTKNGPSSSSTNGRPQEPSTINFAQSPPVSVSNSFMSSHRCDTEINQMSSGFELTNPSSQISGSIGKPPLSSVSLKRRCDSSPSSRCHCTKKRKSRVKRVIRVPAVSSKMADIPSDEYSWRKYGQKPIKGSPHPRGYYKCSSVRGCPARKHVERALDDAMMLIVTYEGDHNHALVLETHHDKTL, from the exons TGGCGTTAGAGTCAAAGGAGAAGACGACGGCGGCTTTTCTGCAAATATGGAAGACACCGCCCTGAGAGAAGCTGCGTCTGCTGGGATTCACGGCGTTAAGGAGTTTCTTAAACTGATCGGTCAAAAAAGTCAACCGACAGAAGAGATAACGGCGGTGACTGACGTCGCCGTTAACAGTTTCAAGAAGGTGATATCTCTCCTCGGCAGATCTAGAACCGGACACGCTAGATTCAGACGAGCACCGATGGGGACGAAAATTGAAGGTGGAGGAGAAGGAGATTGGAAGACGGAGGAGAAGACAGGagcaacaacaataacaaccgTCGTGTTGAACAGACAGAAACCAGAGCAGAACGGTGGATCTGCGTTTAGAGTTTATTGTCCGACACCAATCCATCGACGTCCTCCTTTATCACACAACCACAGTCTGACAACTAAGAACGGTCCGTCGTCTTCTTCGACTAACGGAAGACCACAAGAGCCATCAACGATAAACTTCGCGCAGTCTCCACCTGTCTCTGTGTCAAACTCGTTCATGTCTTCTCATAGATGTGACACCGAGATTAACCAGATGTCTTCAGGATTCGAGCTCACTAACCCATCATCCCAAATCTCGGGTTCGATTGGTAAGCCTCCTCTATCATCAGTTTCGTTGAAGAGAAGGTGTGACTCATCTCCCTCAAGTCGTTGCCATTGTACCAAGAAAAG GAAATCTAGAGTGAAGAGAGTGATTAGGGTTCCTGCCGTAAGCAGCAAGATGGCTGATATACCATCTGACGAATATTCATGGAGAAAATATGGTCAAAAACCAATCAAAGGCTCTCCTCATCCTCG GGGATATTACAAATGCAGCAGTGTAAGAGGTTGTCCGGCGCGTAAGCACGTGGAGCGTGCACTCGACGATGCGATGATGCTTATCGTGACTTACGAAGGAGACCACAACCATGCTTTGGTGCTCGAGACGCATCATGACAAAACTCTTTAA
- the LOC106376028 gene encoding MLO-like protein 13 isoform X1 has protein sequence MDTLEREKTLKKLKIIEFAWDRRKVFYAFYYTSKMAEEENSLEYTPTWVVAFICFIIVLLSLLAERGLHHLGKYLKRRKQDALFEALQKLKEAELMLLGFISLLLTVSQTAIRHICVPPALVSNMFPCKKPLEEEHHAPETSHSLVFNTRHLLSTGASPDHCTTKGKVPLISVEALHHLHIFIFVLAVIHVIFCASTMVLGGARIQQWKRWEDNFRKIPSQKDASKPGHAHAHHAHAHAHALHELFNANHEFFKMHAGGFWRRSVVISWLRSFCKQFYGSVTKSEYIALRHGFIMTHCPTNPSFNFHKYMLRTVEMDFKKVVTISWYLWLFVVVFLLLNVGGWNTYFWLSFLPLILLLMVGAKLENIISSLAVDVCEKRNRGEQAVITPSDELFWFHRPEIVLQLVHFILFQNSFEIAFFFWILFTYGIHSCIMEKLGFLIPRLVMGVLVQVLCSYSTLPLYALVTQMGSKFKKGIFDELVHSTLEVWLSDTRNKGESTSEAHRMEIEPTIPESFNVQVNELMECDNP, from the exons ATGGACaccttagagagagaaaaaacacttaaaaaactgaaaattattGAGT TTGCGTGGGACAGAAGAAAGGTTTTTTATGCTTTTTACTATACAAG CAAAATGGCAGAAGAAGAGAATTCACTTGAATATACACCCACATGGGTCGTAGCGTTCATCTGTTTCATCATCGTTCTCTTGTCCCTTCTCGCTGAACGTGGTCTTCATCATCTTGGAAAG TATCTGAAGCGTAGAAAACAAGATGCCTTGTTTGAGGCCTTGCAGAAACTTAAAGAAG CAGAACTGATGCTTTTGGGATTCATCTCGCTACTGTTAACGGTGTCTCAGACAGCAATTAGGCATATATGTGTCCCACCAGCTCTTGTTAGCAACATGTTCCCTTGTAAGAAGCCATTGGAGGAGGAGCATCATGCTCCTGAAACATCTCATTCGCTTGTCTTCAATACACGACATCTACTTTCAACAGGAGCAAGTCCAGACCATTGTACTACCAAG GGGAAGGTTCCTTTAATATCCGTTGAAGCGTTACATCATCTACATATCTTCATCTTCGTGCTAGCGGTTATTCACGTCATCTTCTGTGCCTCAACTATGGTTCTTGGAGGAGCTAGG ATACAACAATGGAAGCGTTGGGAGGATAATTTCAGGAAAATTCCTTCTCAAAAGG ATGCGTCAAAGCCTGGTCATGCTCACGCTCATCATGCTCATGCTCATGCTCATGCCCTTCACGAGTTATTTAACGCAAATCATGAGTTCTTCAAGATGCATGCTGGAGGATTCTGGAGAAGATCTGTTGTCATCAGCTGGCTG AGATCATTCTGCAAGCAGTTTTATGGTTCTGTCACCAAATCAGAATATATAGCTCTGCGACATGGGTTCATCATG ACCCATTGCCCCACAAACCCATCATTTAATTTTCACAAGTACATGCTAAGAACAGTGGAGATGGATTTCAAGAAAGTTGTGACCATAAG CTGGTATCTCTGGCTCTTTGTTGTCGTCTTTCTTCTGCTGAATGTAGGAGGATGGAATACTTACTTCTGGTTGTCTTTCTTGCCTTTAATA TTGTTACTAATGGTGGGTGCGAAACTGGAGAATATAATAAGTAGCTTAGCTGTGGATGTTTGTGAGAAGAGAAACCGTGGGGAACAAGCAGTCATCACACCTTCTGATGAACTCTTTTGGTTCCATAGGCCAGAGATTGTTCTCCAACTCGTCCACTTCATTCTCTTTCAGAATTCATTTGAGATCGCTTTCTTCTTCTGGATTTTG TTCACATATGGAATACATTCGTGTATCATGGAGAAACTAGGCTTCCTTATTCCACGGCTCGTCATGGG AGTGTTAGTCCAAGTGCTTTGCAGTTACAGCACACTGCCACTTTATGCTCTTGTTACACAA ATGGGTAGCAAATTCAAGAAAGGGATATTCGACGAGTTAGTACACTCCACACTGGAAGTATGGTTGTCAGATACAAGGAACAAAGGTGAATCCACAAGCGAGGCTCACAGGATGGAGATAGAACCTACCATTCCTGAGTCTTTTAATGTTCAAGTCAATGAACTTATGGAATGTGACAACCCTTAA
- the LOC106376028 gene encoding MLO-like protein 13 isoform X2, which yields MDTLEREKTLKKLKIIEFAWDRRKVFYAFYYTSKMAEEENSLEYTPTWVVAFICFIIVLLSLLAERGLHHLGKYLKRRKQDALFEALQKLKEELMLLGFISLLLTVSQTAIRHICVPPALVSNMFPCKKPLEEEHHAPETSHSLVFNTRHLLSTGASPDHCTTKGKVPLISVEALHHLHIFIFVLAVIHVIFCASTMVLGGARIQQWKRWEDNFRKIPSQKDASKPGHAHAHHAHAHAHALHELFNANHEFFKMHAGGFWRRSVVISWLRSFCKQFYGSVTKSEYIALRHGFIMTHCPTNPSFNFHKYMLRTVEMDFKKVVTISWYLWLFVVVFLLLNVGGWNTYFWLSFLPLILLLMVGAKLENIISSLAVDVCEKRNRGEQAVITPSDELFWFHRPEIVLQLVHFILFQNSFEIAFFFWILFTYGIHSCIMEKLGFLIPRLVMGVLVQVLCSYSTLPLYALVTQMGSKFKKGIFDELVHSTLEVWLSDTRNKGESTSEAHRMEIEPTIPESFNVQVNELMECDNP from the exons ATGGACaccttagagagagaaaaaacacttaaaaaactgaaaattattGAGT TTGCGTGGGACAGAAGAAAGGTTTTTTATGCTTTTTACTATACAAG CAAAATGGCAGAAGAAGAGAATTCACTTGAATATACACCCACATGGGTCGTAGCGTTCATCTGTTTCATCATCGTTCTCTTGTCCCTTCTCGCTGAACGTGGTCTTCATCATCTTGGAAAG TATCTGAAGCGTAGAAAACAAGATGCCTTGTTTGAGGCCTTGCAGAAACTTAAAGAAG AACTGATGCTTTTGGGATTCATCTCGCTACTGTTAACGGTGTCTCAGACAGCAATTAGGCATATATGTGTCCCACCAGCTCTTGTTAGCAACATGTTCCCTTGTAAGAAGCCATTGGAGGAGGAGCATCATGCTCCTGAAACATCTCATTCGCTTGTCTTCAATACACGACATCTACTTTCAACAGGAGCAAGTCCAGACCATTGTACTACCAAG GGGAAGGTTCCTTTAATATCCGTTGAAGCGTTACATCATCTACATATCTTCATCTTCGTGCTAGCGGTTATTCACGTCATCTTCTGTGCCTCAACTATGGTTCTTGGAGGAGCTAGG ATACAACAATGGAAGCGTTGGGAGGATAATTTCAGGAAAATTCCTTCTCAAAAGG ATGCGTCAAAGCCTGGTCATGCTCACGCTCATCATGCTCATGCTCATGCTCATGCCCTTCACGAGTTATTTAACGCAAATCATGAGTTCTTCAAGATGCATGCTGGAGGATTCTGGAGAAGATCTGTTGTCATCAGCTGGCTG AGATCATTCTGCAAGCAGTTTTATGGTTCTGTCACCAAATCAGAATATATAGCTCTGCGACATGGGTTCATCATG ACCCATTGCCCCACAAACCCATCATTTAATTTTCACAAGTACATGCTAAGAACAGTGGAGATGGATTTCAAGAAAGTTGTGACCATAAG CTGGTATCTCTGGCTCTTTGTTGTCGTCTTTCTTCTGCTGAATGTAGGAGGATGGAATACTTACTTCTGGTTGTCTTTCTTGCCTTTAATA TTGTTACTAATGGTGGGTGCGAAACTGGAGAATATAATAAGTAGCTTAGCTGTGGATGTTTGTGAGAAGAGAAACCGTGGGGAACAAGCAGTCATCACACCTTCTGATGAACTCTTTTGGTTCCATAGGCCAGAGATTGTTCTCCAACTCGTCCACTTCATTCTCTTTCAGAATTCATTTGAGATCGCTTTCTTCTTCTGGATTTTG TTCACATATGGAATACATTCGTGTATCATGGAGAAACTAGGCTTCCTTATTCCACGGCTCGTCATGGG AGTGTTAGTCCAAGTGCTTTGCAGTTACAGCACACTGCCACTTTATGCTCTTGTTACACAA ATGGGTAGCAAATTCAAGAAAGGGATATTCGACGAGTTAGTACACTCCACACTGGAAGTATGGTTGTCAGATACAAGGAACAAAGGTGAATCCACAAGCGAGGCTCACAGGATGGAGATAGAACCTACCATTCCTGAGTCTTTTAATGTTCAAGTCAATGAACTTATGGAATGTGACAACCCTTAA
- the LOC106376027 gene encoding endoglucanase 21: MQELDRATLPPPLDATRRSWLLEPPQPKKKKYVDLGCILVSRKIFLWTLGAVLVTTLLAGSITMIVRHMPHHKQTEPKPDNYTVALRKALMFFNAQKSGKLPEHNNVTWRGDSCMKDGKDHTGGFYKDLVGGYYDAGDATKFNFPMSYAMTMLSWSVIEYSAKYKAAGELDHVKELIKWGADYFLETFNSSADTIDVMVEQVGSGHDDHYCWMRPEDIDNERIVTPCYGSCSHLGAEMAAALASASIVFKDNRVYSQKLVHGAKTLYKYADFVKDKNSKNQSREFYKSSLFWDELLWGGAWLYYATGNVTYLDHVTSHDMARKAGAFWNSPDYGVSSWDNKLPGAQLLLTRLRLFMSPGFPYEDILSTFHNQTGVVMCSYLPYFTSFKRTKGGLIQLNHGEPQPLQYAATAAFLAALYSDYLDAADTPGWYCGPNFYSTHVLRDFARSQIDYILGKNPQNMSYVVDFGQRYPRHEQWLLDLTSMMGSMTFAQTTTTQSQL; encoded by the exons ATGCAAGAACTGGACCGTGCGACTCTTCCTCCTCCACTCGACGCGACGCGGCGGAGCTGGCTACTCGAGCCACCACAGCCGAAGAAAAAGAAGTACGTTGATCTCGGTTGTATACTAGTCAGCCGCAAGATCTTTCTCTGGACTCTCGGGGCCGTTCTTGTAACCACCCTTCTCGCTGGCTCCATAACCATGATCGTAAGGCACATGCCACACCACAAACAGACAGAACCTAAACCTGACAACTACACTGTCGCTCTCCGTAAAGCTCTCATGTTCTTCAACGCTCAGAAAT CTGGGAAGCTACCAGAGCACAATAACGTGACATGGAGAGGTGATTCTTGTATGAAAGATGGGAAAGACCATACAGGAGGATTCTACAAAGATTTGGTTGGAGGCTACTACGATGCTGGAGATGCAACCAAGTTCAACTTCCCAATGTCTTACGCTATGACCATGTTGAGCTGGAGTGTGATTGAATACAGTGCAAAATACAAAGCTGCAGGGGAGCTAGACCATGTCAAAGAACTCATCAAATGGGGAGCTGACTATTTTCTCGAGACTTTCAACAGTAGTGCTGATACAATCGATGTGATGGTGGAACAG GTCGGATCAGGACATGATGACCATTACTGCTGGATGCGTCCTGAGGACATTGATAATGAAAGGATTGTAACTCCGTGCTACGGTTCCTGCTCTCATCTTGGTGCAGAGATGGCAGCTGCTTTGGCTTCTGCGTCTATTGTTTTCAAAGACAACAGAGTTTATTCACAAAAGCTTGTTCACGGTGCTAAGACGCTTTATAAGTATGCAGACTTTGTTAAAGATAAGAACAGTAAAAATCAGTCTCGTGAATTCTACAAGTCAAGCCTGTTTTGGGATGAACTCTTATGGGGTGGAGCTTGGTTGTATTACGCTACTGGAAATGTAACTTATCTTGATCATGTTACCAGTCACGATATGGCTCGGAAAGCTGGTGCTTTCTGGAATAGCCCTGACTATGGAGTATCTAGCTGGGATAACAAGCTTCCCGGAGCTCAG TTGTTGTTGACGCGATTGAGGCTGTTTATGAGCCCTGGATTTCCATATGAAGACATCTTGAGCACCTTTCACAATCAAACAGGAGTAGTTATGTGCTCTTACTTACCCTATTTCACAAGTTTCAAAAGGACCAAGG GAGGTTTAATCCAGCTGAACCATGGAGAACCACAGCCTCTTCAATATGCTGCAACCGCAGCTTTCTTGGCGGCGCTATACAGTGATTATCTAGATGCCGCTGATACTCCTGGATGGTACTGTGGTCCTAACTTCTATTCTACTCATGTCCTGCGTGACTTTGCCAGATCTCAG ATTGATTACATACTTGGTAAGAACCCTCAGAATATGAGTTATGTTGTGGATTTTGGACAGCGTTACCCGAGACAT GAGCAATGGTTGCTGGACCTGACAAGCATGATGGGTTCCATGACCTTCGCTCAAACTACAACTACACAGAGCCAACTCTAG